The Thalassolituus oleivorans MIL-1 genome includes the window ACCACTCATGGTTACGTTGTTATCACCATGACACCAACTAACACTTTAGGATTTCCACCAGTATGGGCAACAGCACAACATGGTGGTTTTGACATGTTGGCAACTGAAAATAGCCGCACTGGCAGCCCTATCAAAGGCGAAATTGATCTTGATAACCGTAACCTTATGGGCTTTTCTATGGGCGGCGGCGGCGTATTATTAGCAGCCGGAGAAATGGGAACTGGCTATAAGAGCGCTATCGCACTAGCACCTTGGTTAGGTCAATACTCACCTTCATACGAAAACATTCAAGAGCCAATGCTGGTGCTAGGCAGTGAAAACGACGAACTCGCCTACTACAGCGATGTTTTCTACGCCTCATTGCCAACCAATATCGAGCGAGGTTTGGCAATTTATACTGGTGCTAGCCACTTTGACTGGTTCGGCAGCAGCAACCCAGATCAAAAAGCTAAGTTCCGCACTCTAGTAACTGCATTCTTAGAAGTGCAGCTAAAAGATAACCAAGCCGCAGAAAGCTACTTTAATGGTGCAGAGCACGACTCTCATGTAGCGGAGAGCTGGTTCTCTATGTTCGATTATCAAGCTCAGTAATTACTGAACGATTTTGAACCATAAAAAACCCGCATTATGCGGGTTTTTTATTGGATGATAATTCAGTCATTATTCACCGAACTGCCACCATTTTTTCTCTTTCTTTTCTTCTTTCTCTGCTTTATTTGCAGCTTCTTTCGCAGGTGCAGCTTCGTTTTTAGCACGATCTTCTACTTCAGCACGCTTCTTTTCCATAGCTTCTATTTCTTCGCGTTTCGCCTTACGCTCTTCAAGCTCAGCCTTTTTTGCGTCCATTTCTTCGCGCTTAGCCTTACGATCTTCAAGCTCTGCACGTTTTGAATCCATTTCTTCACGCTTAGCTTTACGCTCTTCAAGTTCAGCGCGTTTTGCATCACGTTCAGCTTTTGTTTTTTCTATCTCGGCTTTTTTGCCAGCTTTACCATCCAACTCAGCTTTCTTTTTCTCCATGGATTCGCGTTCTGCTTTACGAGCTTCTAGCTCAGCGCGCTTACTATCCATTTCTGCTTTCTTAGCATCCATCTCGGCCTTTTTGCCTTTCATTTCAGGATGCATTTCATCACGCTTTTGCTTAATCGCTTCGACTTGCTCTGGCGTCAATTGCTTAGAATCGTCGGCGTATACAGGCAAAGCTAATGCTGTGCCCATGATAAGAGCTAATACGGTGTGTTTCATAATTATCATTCCTCTTTAAGATGAGAATAACCGCCGAGGCTAAATAGGGTTCCGGCAGTACTGGCAAACATTACCACAAAGACTATTTCAACCGTACCAATGCAGAAGAAAAGCCTAAAAACAATGGACATAAAAAAACAGGCGCCGAAGCGCCTGTTTAATTTTTCATCCACCAAGTTTGCACTTAGTTAGATAAACACCTTACCGCAGTACTGGATAATCGGTAGAAGTACCGAAATCCCAAACGGTGGCATCCCAATCGGCGAAGATGGTTGGATCACAACTTACATCGCCTGGGGCTGTTGGGCATTGGAGTTCGAAGGTTAACTTGCCGTCACCGCCCATAGGAATATTATTGACTGATGCTGGCAAACCGCTGGCTAAATCAGCATCCCAATAAGTATCTGTTACGTTAAATGCACTTTCAACCAATTCAGCAGACGCCCAATTAGAGCCTAGTATGCCTGCCGCCCACTGACTAGCACCCGAGTTAATCGTTGCTGTAACAATAACATTATCAATTTCAACAGACGTTAAATCGTAATCGATATAAGAAACCGCAGCCCCTACAATTCCTCCGGTACAACAATCATCTGCATTAATGTTTCCACTAACAGAAACATCTTGAATAACTGAACTACCCGAAATGGCACCGGTTACCCCACCGACATAACGATCTATAGATTGAATATTCCCAGTGAAGCTAGAACGAGTTAATTGCGAACTTCTCATATCCCCAAAAAATCCACCCGTGAAATAAGATGTAGTTGTAAATGGACTGCCAACTTCCTGCTTAGCCATAACATCTGCTTGCACTTGACATTGGCTAACAGTTGAATCAGCTACAAGTGAAGCTACACCACCATTACTAAAACCATAAGAAGAAACCTCGCCACTGATAGTACAATTAGTAAGACTGCTAAAACTCATTATTGATGCAACTCCTCCAGCATTGTCGTCTGTCGAAATAGTGCCATTGAAACTAAGATTCTCTAACACTAATAAACTACCGAGAGACACACCCATTGCAGAACTAAAAATCCCCCCCGTATTCGAATAGGTATTCAACGTACCAGTGACCGCTATATCCGTTGCCGATATAGCATCCTTGAAAGAACCAATAACGCCTCCAACAGAGCTATACCCTTCCACTGTAATATTATTTACTGAAATATTATTTAGTATTGAGCCTTTGGCATAACCAGCCAGACTACCGACATAGTTACGAGACTGAATTCCATTGGCTAGAATTTTTGGACTATCCAATTCGA containing:
- a CDS encoding alpha/beta hydrolase; the protein is MKYLTAFRIAPIACAALLQGCFGGGAPTEPTDPTAQDLTNPGSYEICSYEDGIASSSYASARITYPCDLNDGPYPATTLTGGFTNTKEQMEWLSEHLTTHGYVVITMTPTNTLGFPPVWATAQHGGFDMLATENSRTGSPIKGEIDLDNRNLMGFSMGGGGVLLAAGEMGTGYKSAIALAPWLGQYSPSYENIQEPMLVLGSENDELAYYSDVFYASLPTNIERGLAIYTGASHFDWFGSSNPDQKAKFRTLVTAFLEVQLKDNQAAESYFNGAEHDSHVAESWFSMFDYQAQ